Proteins found in one Drosophila busckii strain San Diego stock center, stock number 13000-0081.31 chromosome 2R, ASM1175060v1, whole genome shotgun sequence genomic segment:
- the LOC108603874 gene encoding protein SON, translating into MTEKTENAASLEKQEQSQQSQLVSQSVPAAKSLIANVKREKIDTEIEAKLKALNVKESLQNSLSQAVHGLENDTGSSSNSNDNGSSHDDKKQIEHVKSSNEILAELFGVFNVAPPEELLDDKNLLKKNKRIRREKNKKSRYSKISKSDEEVFHSEGVVSEGKLEHKHKRKKHKHKHKDSKEKHKNKDREKSDYKSKDTDNESEAKERKGRDRKRSAPMEAFNISSPVKKKTQSDLIECRIGQRIHKSLCSDRNKEDESTHTNKNINGRATRVKRERRQSDELSLSDEETYLRQKANGRRLFYKDDTSSTRQSSHARYQNNFIHRSRSRSRSRDLGIDKKRLLEIARRNAISMFKLGNMAGISEMTPEVKDKVLLKMRYGGRTVQDLTDFCKKISNGEMLSDLSSDDDSDVDKNGNAKAFHHPFQLKEREPIVMHIRNSTPLLPSARQEDQAKAITMQFPVSSGQVHRMNEAWVPVESKNQLAPLPSLPPAKQATNMFKDVQRNVFAKLIPQQQQQEPAFKPAGAPLDPSAGIESNSSACSIPSVISAPMSGSAPVAEPPTPTLPLVLPDPRPLSFVAEVPIPSISVTSSSASIFPEVPSPAMDVSAIITQRLSAIRRLQTNPTDPEALKMMYNAQRDMTSWASSKHLPGQFTGSTGAQVMKVHELNSGPQLWARRDQLTSTKPVTGGMGMALLQKMGWKPGEGLGRTKTGSLQPLQLTVKLDKRGLVSREDRKQQSARQATQWGPGGGHIFKTKKDIYESHVTLNTLDKHPVCVLNELTSKNKWTPPQYTLKEDSGPAHSRLFLFSVEINGQAYTPPQGCNTKKEAKLNAAKMCLQSLGILPPI; encoded by the exons ATGACAGAAAAGACAGAGAACGCTGCGTCGTTGGAGAAGCAGGAACAGTCGCAGCAATCACAATTGGTTTCACAATCCGTTCCAGCAGCAAAGAGTCTGATTGCTAATGTAAAGCGCGAAAAGATTGACACCGAGATCGAGGCAAAACTTAAGGCATTAAATGTCAAAGAGTCGTTGCAAAATTCTTTATCACAAGCAGTGCATGGATTAGAGAACGATAccggcagcagtagcaacagcaacgacaatgGTTCATCCCACGATGATAAAAAACAGATAGAGCATGTAAAGTCATCTAATGAAATTCTAGCGGAGCTTTTTGGAGTCTTTAATGTTGCACCACCTGAAGAACTATTGGACGATAAGAACTTActgaaaaaaaacaaaagaatcagaagagaaaaaaataaaaagtcgCGCTATAGTAAGATAAGCAAGTCAGATGAAGAGGTCTTCCACAGTGAAGGAGTTGTTAGCGAGGGTAAGCTTGAACACAAGCACAAGCGGAAAAAGCATAAACACAAGCATAAGGACAGCAAAGAGAAACATAAGAATAAAGATCGTGAAAAGTCCGattacaaaagcaaagatACAGATAATGAAAGTGAGGCTAAGGAACGCAAAGGTCGAGACCGAAAAAGATCTGCACCTATGGAGGCATTCAATATATCATCGCCAGTTAAGAAGAAGACTCAATCAGATTTGATAGAGTGTAGAATAGGGCAGCGAATTCACAAAAGCTTATGCAGTGACAGGAACAAAGAAGATGAAAGTACTCACACAAACAAGAATATCAATGGCAGAGCAACAAGAGTGAAAAGGGAGCGTCGCCAGTCGGACGAACTTTCGCTCTCCGATGAGGAAACGTATCTTCGACAGAAGGCAAACGGTCGGCGCCTATTTTACAAAGATGACACATCGAGCACCCGTCAGAGCTCTCACGCTAGGTATCAGAACAACTTCATCCATCGCTCTCGCTCCCGTTCCAGATCACGCGATTTGGGAATCGATAAAAAGCGGCTACTAGAGATTGCTCGCCGTAACGCTATTAGTATGTTTAAGCTTGGCAACATGGCTGGCATTTCTGAAATGACGCCAGAAGTAAAAGACAAAGTGTTGCTCAAAATGCGCTATGGTGGCCGAACTGTGCAGGATCTAACCGACTTTTGCAAAAAGATCTCCAATGGCGAAATGCTTTCCGATCTCAGCTCTGACGACGATTCCGATGTAGACAAAAACGGCAATGCGAAAGCATTTCACCATCCTTTCCAACTAAAAGAGCGTGAGCCCATCGTCATGCACATACGAAACTCGACACCGCTTTTGCCATCCGCACGTCAAGAGGATCAAGCCAAGGCGATCACCATGCAATTTCCCGTCTCTTCCGGCCAAGTGCATCGCATGAACGAGGCATGGGTTCCTGTAGAGAGCAAGAACCAGCTGGCACCACTGCCTTCACTTCCGCCCGCTAAGCAGGCGACAAACATGTTCAAGGATGTACAACGAAATGTGTTTGCGAAGCTCataccacagcagcagcaacaagagcctGCCTTCAAGCCAGCTGGTGCGCCTTTGGACCCTTCGGCCGGAATCGAAAGCAATAGCTCAGCGTGCAGCATTCCGTCCGTCATATCTGCGCCTATGTCTGGGTCGGCTCCAGTTGCTGAGCCGCCGACGCCTACACTGCCGCTTGTTTTGCCTGATCCAAGACCACTGTCTTTTGTGGCTGAAGTGCCGATTCCATCAATATCAGTGACTTCATCAAGTGCTTCAATTTTTCCGGAGGTACCATCACCCGCTATGGATGTTTCTGCAATAATCACTCAACGGCTGAGTGCCATACGACGTCTCCAG aCTAATCCAACCGACCCGGAGGCACTTAAAATGATGTACAATGCTCAGAGAGACATGACATCATGGGCATCGTCCAAGCATTTGCCTGGGCAGTTCACGGGCAGCACTGGTGCCCAGGTAATGAAAGTGCACGAGTTGAACAGCGGTCCACAATTGTGGGCCCGACGGGATCAGCTCACATCGACTAAGCCAGTTACTGGAGGCATGGGCATGGCGCTGCTTCAGAAAATGGGTTGGAAGCCCGGTGAGGGCTTGGGACGTACCAAAACGGGCTCACTGCAACCGTTGCAACTGACTGTTAAGCTAGATAAACGCGGCTTGGTGTCACGAGAGGACAGAAAGCAGCAATCTGCCCGTCAAGCGACACAATGGGGTCCTGGCGGAGGGcacatatttaaaacaaagaaGGATATTTACGAGAGTCATGTTACCCTTAACACCCTTGACAAGCATCCCGTATGTGTCTTAAATGAGTTGACATCGAAAAATAAGTGGACCCCACCACAGTATACATTGAAGGAAGATTCTGGCCCCGCGCACAGTCGTTTATTTCTCTTTTCCGTGGAGATTAACGGCCAAGCCTATACGCCACCTCAGGGATGCAACACCAAGAAGGAGGCGAAGCTTAACGCGGCAAAAATGTGCCTACAGTCATTGGGCATTCTGCCGCCCATTTAG
- the LOC108603876 gene encoding importin subunit alpha-3, which translates to MTSLDQNRLQNFKNKGKDQDEMRRRRNEVTVELRKNKRDETILKRRNVPNLDSNTDEDEQLPNSINLKKLAQAAADPSKPDQQLAAVQAARKLLSSDKNPPINDLINSDILPILVECLKPHNHTMLQFEAAWALTNIASGTSDQTNQVVAAGAVPLFLQLLKSPAPNVCEQAVWALGNIIGDGPLLRDFVIKHGVVQPLLSFIKPDIPISFLRNVTWVIVNLCRNKDPPPPPTTIHEILPALNVLIHHTDTNILVDTVWAISYLTDGGNDQIQMVIDSGVVPKLIPLLGNSEVKVQTAALRAVGNIVTGSDEQTQVVLNYDALSYFPALLSHPKEKIRKEAVWFLSNITAGNESQVQAVINVGLLPKIIDNLSKGEFQTQKEAAWAISNLTISGRPEQVFTLIKEGVIPPFCDLLSCQDTQVINVVLDGLNNMLKVAASHVEEVANLIEECEGLAKIERLQNHENVEIYKLAYEIIEKYFTEGEQSNLAPTSDGTEYNFDPSTDKLQMNSFNF; encoded by the exons ATGACATCCTTGGACCAGAATCGtttgcaaaactttaaaaacaaaggGAAGGATCAGGAT GAAATGCGTCGCAGGCGTAATGAAGTGACTGTAGAACTACGTAAAAACAAGCGCGACGAGACAATATTAAAGCGTCGTAACGTTCCCAATCTGGATTCGAACACAGACGAGGACGAGCAATTGCCTAATTCAATAAACCTGAAAAAGCTGGCTCAGGCCGCCGCAGATCCTTCGAAACCAGACCAACAGTTGGCCGCTGTTCAAGCAGCACGGAAACTGCTGTCGTCTGACAAGAATCCACCCATCAATGATCTGATTAACAGCGATATTCTGCCCATTCTGGTTGAATGTCTAAAGCCGCATAATCATACAATGCTCCAATTTGAGGCTGCTTGGGCGTTGACTAACATTGCATCCGGCACTTCCGATCAAACCAATCAG GTTGTTGCGGCTGGCGCTGTGCCGCTCTTTCTTCAGTTGCTTAAGTCACCTGCTCCGAATGTCTGTGAACAGGCTGTCTGGGCACTGGGAAATATTATAGGCGACGGGCCTTTGCTGCGCGACTTTGTTATTAAGCATGGCGTTGTTCAACCATTGCTATCATTCATAAAGCCCGATATTCCAATATCGTTTTTGCGTAACGTTACCTGggtaattgtaaatttgtgCAGGAACAAGGATCCACCGCCGCCACCTACCACTATACACGAAATCCTGCCTGCACTAAATGTGCTCATCCACCACACTGACACAAATATTTTGGTCGACACTGTATGGGCCATTAGCTATCTAACAGACGGTGGTAACGATCAAATCCAAATGGTAATTGACAGTGGTGTTGTCCCCAAGCTAATACCGCTTTTAGGCAATAGTGAAGTTAAGGTGCAAACGGCGGCTCTTCGCGCCGTTGGCAATATTGTTACAGGGTCAGACGAGCAGACACAAGTGGTGCTCAATTACGACGCATTGTCGTATTTTCCAGCGCTGCTGTCGCATCCCAAAGAAAAAATACGCAAAGAGGCTGTCTGGTTCCTCTCAAATATTACAGCCGGTAACGAGTCGCAGGTCCAGGCTGTTATCAATGTTGGCCTACTCCCCAAGATTATTGATAACCTCAGCAAAGGCGAATTTCAGACGCAGAAGGAGGCTGCATGGGCCATAAGTAACCTGACCATCAGCGGAAGGCCTGAGCAGGTGTTTACATTAATTAAGGAAGGTGTCATACCGCCTTTTTGCGATCTGCTTTCGTGCCAGGACACTCAAGTTATCAAT GTTGTGCTTGATGGTCTCAATAATATGCTCAAAGTGGCCGCATCTCATGTAGAGGAGGTGGCCAATTTGATTGAAGAATGTGAAGGTCTCGCCAAAATTGAACGATTGCAAAACCATGAGAATGTCGAGATCTACAAACTGGCTTATGAAATAATCGAAAAATACTTCACAGAG GGCGAACAATCTAATTTAGCACCGACCTCAGACGGCACAGAATACAACTTTGATCCAAGCACTGACAAACTTCAGATGAATTCATTCAACTTTTAA